The following coding sequences lie in one Desulfosalsimonas propionicica genomic window:
- a CDS encoding ExeA family protein — protein MYLQHYSLSRKPFDINTDPDFLWFGEKHREALATLRYAILESKGFLLLTGDVGVGKTTVVNALLANLDDNDLAVAIHDPDMERMDFFNYIANAFGMSKQFETKGAFLMEFTAFLNRCYYQGRRVVLIIDECQLISDELLNDLRLFSNLEKKGRKLINVFLVGQLELRDILLKPENRAIRQRITVHYTIDPLSAAETEKYIRHRLAVAGSTRHIFTKTAIQEIYRFSAGYPRLINIIADRALLTGFIRSADQINKKIVLECAQELDIKGTAWSADLPHAPNPAGNPAPTAPTVSAKTGRLNFNWVAYPLIFILIVWILLLYFGQEGQTVFESIQNQLRGFLG, from the coding sequence ATGTATCTTCAACATTATTCCCTTTCAAGAAAGCCGTTTGATATCAATACAGATCCGGATTTTCTCTGGTTCGGGGAAAAACACCGCGAAGCCCTTGCCACCCTCAGGTACGCCATTTTGGAAAGCAAGGGCTTTTTGCTGCTCACCGGTGATGTCGGGGTGGGCAAAACCACTGTGGTCAATGCATTGCTGGCAAACCTCGATGACAATGACCTGGCTGTTGCCATCCATGATCCGGACATGGAGCGGATGGATTTTTTCAATTACATTGCAAACGCTTTTGGGATGTCAAAGCAATTTGAAACCAAGGGCGCTTTTCTCATGGAGTTTACCGCGTTTTTAAACCGCTGCTACTACCAGGGCCGGCGGGTGGTGCTCATCATTGATGAGTGCCAGTTAATCAGCGATGAACTGCTAAATGACCTGCGTCTGTTTTCAAATCTGGAAAAAAAGGGAAGAAAGCTCATCAACGTGTTTCTGGTCGGACAGCTCGAGTTGCGCGATATCCTGCTAAAGCCCGAAAACCGGGCCATCCGTCAGAGAATCACGGTCCATTACACCATTGATCCCCTGTCGGCGGCGGAAACGGAAAAATACATCCGCCATCGCCTCGCGGTGGCCGGCAGCACCCGCCATATTTTCACCAAAACCGCAATTCAGGAAATATACCGGTTTTCTGCAGGATATCCCCGCCTGATCAATATTATCGCCGACCGGGCGCTTCTGACCGGATTTATTCGTTCGGCCGATCAGATAAATAAAAAAATAGTCCTGGAATGCGCCCAGGAACTCGATATCAAAGGCACTGCATGGTCCGCGGATCTGCCCCATGCCCCCAACCCGGCCGGCAATCCAGCCCCAACTGCCCCGACCGTGTCAGCCAAAACCGGGCGCCTGAATTTCAACTGGGTGGCCTATCCTCTGATTTTCATCTTAATTGTCTGGATCCTGCTGCTTTATTTCGGACAGGAGGGCCAGACGGTGTTTGAGTCCATTCAAAACCAGCTCCGGGGGTTTCTTGGATAG
- a CDS encoding choice-of-anchor L family PEP-CTERM protein: protein MMKKLLFFPVFFSLVFLSTSSFAMSVTAFDSATNLANNLVGEGITISNPTYTGAEDASGYFSGGLAAGIGIDSGILLTSGFASNLDGNSNTSGSITGVNYMPGDTDLNNLVSPNSTNDAAILEFDFSLTTGNSAFFNYVFGSDEYNEYVNSSFNDVFGFFFEGENIALIPGTDTPVAINNVNNGLNSSYYNDNADTPYPYSFEYDGFTDVLTASISNLTPGDSYHLKLAIADTSDSILDSGVFLQGGSFGDTPPNQVPEPATAILLLTGLAGVAGFRKKFMS, encoded by the coding sequence ATGATGAAAAAATTATTATTTTTCCCAGTCTTTTTTTCGTTAGTTTTTTTGTCCACGAGCTCTTTTGCAATGAGTGTTACAGCCTTCGACTCGGCTACTAACCTGGCAAACAATCTTGTAGGCGAAGGCATTACAATCTCTAACCCAACTTATACGGGCGCTGAGGATGCTTCTGGTTATTTCAGTGGCGGGCTTGCCGCCGGCATCGGAATTGATAGCGGAATACTGTTGACAAGCGGTTTTGCATCAAATCTAGATGGGAATTCTAACACCAGCGGTTCTATAACCGGAGTTAATTATATGCCTGGCGACACCGATCTCAATAATCTGGTATCTCCCAATTCAACAAATGATGCCGCCATACTCGAGTTTGATTTTTCCTTGACTACAGGGAACTCCGCCTTTTTTAACTATGTATTTGGATCGGATGAATATAATGAATATGTAAATTCATCATTTAATGATGTTTTCGGCTTCTTTTTTGAGGGAGAAAATATTGCTTTGATCCCCGGAACGGATACACCAGTGGCCATAAACAATGTAAATAACGGCCTAAACTCCTCATATTATAATGATAATGCGGACACTCCGTATCCTTATAGTTTTGAATATGACGGTTTTACAGATGTATTGACAGCCTCGATTTCTAACCTGACCCCGGGAGACAGCTATCATTTAAAACTGGCAATCGCTGATACCTCGGACTCTATTTTGGATTCGGGGGTTTTTCTTCAGGGAGGTAGTTTCGGGGATACGCCGCCGAACCAGGTTCCCGAGCCTGCTACTGCAATTCTTCTTTTGACCGGATTGGCAGGTGTTGCAGGTTTCAGGAAGAAGTTTATGAGCTAA
- a CDS encoding PEP-CTERM sorting domain-containing protein, whose protein sequence is MKRAGHSLKIIVSVVLMLLGAYGFASAVPIYGEDGIESLGAFEGDFSFMAASNTSATIDVSLTNTSPADNGGYLTAFAFFVPVASFSVEDSILGNFDLLAGPVQASPYADFDLGASANTTWLGQGSPNDGIGVGDTGVFQFTLSGTGFLGLTEDSFFNAGDPWFAARFMGFEDDGSDKVPARVPEPAIMLLVGVGLAGIAAYGRKRKKF, encoded by the coding sequence ATGAAACGCGCCGGACATTCATTAAAAATTATTGTTTCTGTAGTGCTTATGTTGCTGGGGGCTTATGGCTTTGCTTCAGCCGTTCCCATCTATGGAGAAGACGGCATTGAAAGCTTGGGTGCATTTGAGGGAGACTTCTCGTTTATGGCCGCAAGCAACACCAGCGCCACCATAGATGTATCACTGACCAACACCTCGCCCGCGGATAATGGTGGTTATTTAACAGCATTTGCATTTTTTGTTCCTGTTGCAAGTTTTTCTGTGGAAGATAGCATTCTGGGAAATTTCGATCTGCTTGCGGGACCAGTTCAGGCTTCCCCCTATGCCGATTTCGATCTGGGCGCCTCTGCAAACACGACCTGGCTGGGGCAGGGTTCACCGAATGATGGGATCGGGGTAGGAGATACCGGCGTGTTTCAGTTCACTTTATCCGGAACAGGTTTTTTAGGCCTGACTGAGGATTCCTTCTTTAATGCAGGAGATCCCTGGTTTGCAGCCCGCTTTATGGGTTTTGAAGATGATGGAAGTGACAAGGTTCCGGCGCGGGTGCCGGAACCGGCGATTATGCTTCTTGTCGGGGTCGGGCTTGCAGGTATTGCAGCATACGGCAGGAAGCGGAAAAAATTTTAA
- a CDS encoding CIA30 family protein, whose amino-acid sequence MFLPAQESGHSGAAGTRLMIEIWITGHILVFFLGCYLFYSFSPGFKNRPAAAQILLVLLATLAASLAIEGAHTLIPGRYPAIRDMAGNFAGTLLYLSFIHRHFPVKLLPLHLAAIVLTAVLVYPVFISIADRAVAIARFPVLADFETPMEKTRFRGGRSLLEISDKYVFQGDHSLRMGFTTQVYSTHALTYIPGNWKGYSRIHAALYNPGKKPVKLHVRIEDRKHARSENQQYTDRYNSSFDLPPGKWKTIKIPLEEIENAPKTRKMNMEQISSIMFFVARQPEPLTLYIDDIRLQ is encoded by the coding sequence ATGTTCCTCCCGGCCCAGGAATCCGGGCACTCCGGGGCGGCAGGAACCCGCCTGATGATAGAAATCTGGATAACCGGCCACATCCTGGTTTTCTTTCTGGGCTGCTACCTGTTTTATTCGTTTAGCCCCGGCTTTAAAAACCGCCCGGCTGCCGCCCAGATCCTGCTTGTCCTGCTTGCCACCCTGGCCGCAAGCCTTGCAATAGAAGGCGCACATACATTGATCCCCGGCCGGTATCCGGCCATAAGGGACATGGCCGGCAATTTTGCCGGCACCCTTCTTTATCTTTCATTTATCCACCGCCACTTTCCCGTCAAACTGCTCCCCCTGCATCTTGCTGCCATAGTCCTCACAGCAGTGCTTGTATACCCGGTTTTTATCTCCATCGCCGACCGGGCCGTGGCAATCGCCAGATTCCCGGTGCTGGCCGACTTTGAAACTCCCATGGAAAAAACCCGCTTCAGGGGCGGCCGCAGCCTGCTTGAAATATCAGACAAGTACGTCTTCCAGGGCGACCACAGCCTGCGCATGGGTTTTACCACGCAGGTATATTCCACCCACGCGCTTACATACATACCCGGCAACTGGAAGGGATACTCCCGCATTCACGCCGCGCTCTACAATCCCGGCAAAAAACCGGTTAAACTCCATGTCCGCATCGAAGACCGCAAGCACGCCCGATCGGAAAACCAGCAGTACACGGACCGCTACAACAGCTCATTTGACCTGCCCCCGGGTAAATGGAAAACAATAAAAATTCCCCTGGAAGAAATTGAAAACGCCCCGAAAACCCGCAAAATGAACATGGAGCAGATCAGCAGCATCATGTTTTTCGTGGCCAGGCAGCCCGAACCCCTGACCCTCTACATCGACGATATCC